A region of the Methanobrevibacter ruminantium M1 genome:
TATTTTAATGAGGTTTTTTATGAGTTTTAGAACAAAAAGAGTAATTATATCCACCTTATTAGTAATGATATATGAATTCTTTCTGATGAAATATCTTTTTTTACTCTTTGGAGGATTGGATGACATTTATTTGCTTTTACTCACTATTTTATTCGGTATATTGAATATGGTTCCCATGTTCTTTGAGGAAAAGAAGTCAAGGCCTATTACAAGGCTTCTTGATACGATATCAGGATTTTGGATATGGATGTCTCTCTTTTACTTATTTGTCATATTGATTATCTATATCGGAGGAGTCTATATTGATTGGCCGTTTTATATTATAGTCATTCTAGTTCTTCTTGTTCCATTATTGACAGTCTATTCCTATTTCCATGCACATAAGATCATTATTCATGAAAGGACAATCCAAATGGATAATATTAATGAGGATATCAACATTGCCCACCTTTCTGACGTTCATTTCGGCTCAACAAGGCATGATAAGATCATTAGGGATCTTTCTGATAAATTGAAGGAGCTTTCAGATTATTGTGACTTGGCAATTATCAGTGGAGACATTGTTGATGGGTCCTCTGCTATTGAAGAGGATGATTTTCTACCTCTTAAGGATGTGAATATGCCTATAGTCTTTACACCAGGCAATCATGACTCATATCTGGATATTGAGGACGTCTTTGGGGCATGCAGAAATGCAGGCATTATTGTTCTAGACGATGAGGGAATGGAATTCGGCAATCTTAATATATTTGGAATGACATTCATCTTTGGAATGACCCGCAAGTTTGAAGAGTTTGAAGTAGTCAGCACAGGTGTATTAGGGGATTTCGTTAAGGAAGATAAGGTGAATATTATCATTTTCCATGTTCCTAAAAACTGGGAGGACTTTTCTAAATTAGGATTTGACATTCAATTGTCTGGCCATACTCATGGAGGCCAGTTCCATCCACTTACTTGGATATGCGATCTTATTTGGTATAACAGAGGTCTTTTTAAAGCTAATATTGGTGGCAAGGACAGGTATTTGCATGTTACTACTGGTGTAGGCTCTATGGATTATCCTTTTAGATGGGGTACTGATTCAGAGATAGTTGTTCTAAAATTAAGAAAGAATGATTAGTTTAGATTGATAGTGAATTTAATGGATTGATTTAGGTAAATCATTATTTAAATTGTCCTAATTATTATTAATTTTATTTATAATGCTTTTGAGTTATCGGAATTCTATTAGAAAAACATTAGGTATGTGTTGTTATGCTTAAAAGAACAGTTAAAAAGAATGGAGATGAATTATTTCCTCTTGGATTGGGAGCTATGCGACTTCCAACTAAAAACAATTCAATTGATAAGGATTTGGCTCGTGAATTTATCCTTTATGCAATTGACAATGGAATAAATTATATAGACACTGCATATGCCTATCATGGTGGAGAAAGCGAGTCCTTTTTAGGAGATATATTGTCTTTAACTGATTCCGATGGAGTAAAATACAGGGATAAAGTCAAATTGTCCACCAAATCACCTTCTTGGATGGTAAGGTCAAGGGAGGACTTTGATGCCTTTTTAAATGAACAGTTAAGGCGACTTAAAACAGACTGCATTGATTATTATTATCTTCATACAATCGATTTAAGCATATTAGAGCGTCTTAAGGGATTGGGAGTTTATGAGTTTCTAGAAAAAGCACGTTCAGAGGGAAAGATCAAGAATATTGGATTCTCCTATCATGGCGCACCTAATGAGTTCAATGACTTGATTGACGACTATGATTGGGACATGGTTCTTGTTCAATACAATT
Encoded here:
- a CDS encoding metallophosphoesterase, whose translation is MSFRTKRVIISTLLVMIYEFFLMKYLFLLFGGLDDIYLLLLTILFGILNMVPMFFEEKKSRPITRLLDTISGFWIWMSLFYLFVILIIYIGGVYIDWPFYIIVILVLLVPLLTVYSYFHAHKIIIHERTIQMDNINEDINIAHLSDVHFGSTRHDKIIRDLSDKLKELSDYCDLAIISGDIVDGSSAIEEDDFLPLKDVNMPIVFTPGNHDSYLDIEDVFGACRNAGIIVLDDEGMEFGNLNIFGMTFIFGMTRKFEEFEVVSTGVLGDFVKEDKVNIIIFHVPKNWEDFSKLGFDIQLSGHTHGGQFHPLTWICDLIWYNRGLFKANIGGKDRYLHVTTGVGSMDYPFRWGTDSEIVVLKLRKND